The following coding sequences are from one Paenibacillus sp. JDR-2 window:
- a CDS encoding DUF4097 family beta strand repeat-containing protein — translation MNRRWVRNTIGVVLVAIGIMALFQYQFGGVKSKEYAHTLQLEDTMQDLSIASDGLGLDINFVPSTDGSNSIHVEGKAKPEVIDQIKNARVENGKLNLRMKEKWRLNFFDFSGWNEKQVVTVSLTEDAMSSLKSLNVKSDSGSVRVDGAKAADSQVETDSGSIRLGSFEAGTLTLKADSGSIKLESFKGSSLSIKSDSGSIHAGTVLAELKASSDSGSITIDHLSGKAVVRSDSGSIRLVKDDTSGADVKSDSGSVKIEIPSSYGGMFDLDSDSGSIHKPDQQGTSGEVIKVRTDSGSIRISQP, via the coding sequence ATGAATAGACGATGGGTCAGAAATACGATAGGAGTGGTCCTAGTGGCGATTGGGATAATGGCGTTGTTCCAATATCAATTCGGCGGTGTGAAGAGCAAGGAATATGCCCATACCTTGCAGCTCGAAGATACAATGCAAGATCTTAGTATTGCATCCGACGGCCTTGGTCTTGATATTAATTTTGTTCCTAGTACAGACGGAAGCAACTCGATTCATGTGGAAGGCAAAGCAAAGCCGGAGGTTATCGACCAGATTAAGAACGCAAGAGTTGAGAACGGAAAGCTTAATCTTCGGATGAAAGAGAAATGGCGCCTTAATTTCTTTGACTTCTCGGGCTGGAACGAGAAGCAGGTCGTAACCGTATCACTGACCGAAGACGCAATGTCGTCCCTTAAGTCGTTGAATGTAAAAAGCGATTCGGGTTCGGTAAGAGTAGATGGCGCAAAAGCAGCTGACAGTCAGGTGGAAACAGATTCGGGAAGCATTAGACTGGGCAGCTTCGAGGCTGGCACGCTGACGTTGAAGGCGGATTCCGGAAGCATCAAGCTGGAGAGCTTCAAAGGCAGCAGCTTGTCGATCAAATCGGATTCGGGAAGCATCCATGCGGGAACTGTTCTTGCAGAGCTGAAGGCTTCCTCGGATTCCGGCAGCATAACGATCGATCATCTGAGCGGCAAGGCTGTCGTACGTTCCGATTCCGGCAGTATTCGTTTGGTGAAGGATGATACAAGCGGCGCTGACGTAAAGAGCGACTCGGGCAGCGTGAAAATCGAGATTCCTTCTTCGTATGGGGGTATGTTTGATCTCGATTCGGATTCCGGTTCCATTCATAAACCGGATCAGCAAGGGACTTCGGGAGAAGTCATCAAGGTTCGTACGGACAGCGGCAGTATCCGGATTAGCCAACCGTAA
- a CDS encoding YnfA family protein, giving the protein MFIAIVLFVIAGLAEIGGGYLVWLWLREAKPLWYGIVGGIILIAYGVIPTLQNFPSFGRVYAAYGGVFIILAVLWGWLIDKKAPDLYDWIGAAVCIIGVAIMLYAPRGS; this is encoded by the coding sequence GTGTTTATTGCTATTGTCCTGTTCGTAATTGCCGGACTGGCCGAGATTGGCGGCGGTTATCTGGTCTGGTTATGGCTGCGCGAAGCAAAGCCGCTCTGGTACGGTATCGTAGGCGGCATTATCCTGATTGCGTACGGCGTTATTCCCACCCTACAAAATTTCCCCTCTTTTGGCCGCGTCTATGCTGCTTATGGAGGAGTCTTTATCATTTTGGCCGTTCTCTGGGGATGGCTCATCGATAAAAAAGCTCCCGATCTCTACGACTGGATCGGAGCCGCCGTCTGCATCATCGGGGTTGCCATTATGCTCTATGCTCCCCGTGGCAGCTAA